In Ferrigenium kumadai, the DNA window GGCGCCGCCGGAGACCTTTTCGTGGTGGTGCGTTCAAAGTCAGACCCTCGCTTCGAGCGCGCCGGGGCCGACCTGCTGCGCCAGGAGACCATCAGCCTGACCGATGCCGTGCTTGGCACCACCCTCCAAGTACCGACGCTGGATGGTTCGGCCACGGTGACCATCCCTCCCGGCATGCAGCCCGACGCGGTGTTGCGCCTCAAGGGAAAAGGCCTGCCGGAATTCGGCAACGGGCACCACGGCGAGATGTATCTGCGCATCGCGGTGCATGTGCCTGAACAGCTGACGAGTGAAGAGCGCGAGCTGTACGAGCGGCTGCGCGCCATCGGCGGAAGACAGGGATGACACTTCTCCGGGGCGGAATGATGAAACGCTTCCTCGCATTGGGTTTCCCCATTTTTTTCTGCTTCGCATCCCCTTCTCATGGTGGTGAATACGATGTCGAGCGCAACCAGATGGTGAATGAAGTGATGGCCGATGCCGCCGCCACCGCATCATCCAGCGGCACCTCCGCACTCAGCCCGCAAGTCGTCGCGGCGATGCGAAAAGTGGAGCGCGACCGTTTCGTACCCGGCTGGCTGAGCTCGCTCGCCTACCTCAACCGACCCCTTCCGATCGGCCACGGGCAGACCATCTCGCAGCCATTCATCGTCGCACTGATGACCGAGCTGATGAAGGTCAAGGCCGGTGACAGGGTGCTCGAGATCGGCACCGGCTCCGGTTATCAGGCGGCGATACTCGGCGAGCTCGCGGGTTCGGTCTACAGCATCGAGATCATCGAACCGCTGGGCAACGAGGCGGGCGAGCGGCTGAAAACGCTCGGCTACCGCAACGTGAAAACGAGGGTGGGCGACGGCTACTACGGCTGGCCGGAAGCGGCACCGTTCGACGCCATCATGGTGACCGCCGCGGCCAGCCACGTGCCGCCGCCGCTGCTCAAGCAGCTGAAACCGGGCGGGCGCATGGTGATCCCGCTCGGCACGCAGTTCATGACCCAGTCGCTGATGCTGGTGGAGAAGAAGCCGGACGGTTCGGTCGCCACCCGCCAGATATTGCCGGTGCGTTTCGTCCCGCTGACCGGCGGGCACTGACATGAATCGTCCCCCGTTCATCGCCATCGGCCTGCTTGCAGCTTGTGTGCTGGCCTACGAGGTGCTGCTCACGCGCTTGTTCAGCATCGTGCTGTGGCACCACTTCGCCTACATGATCATCAGTGCGGCGATGCTGGGCTACGGCGCGAGCGGCACGGTGCTGACCCTGCTGAAGGAAAAGACCGCCCCGCACTTCGGCGCGCTATACGTCGCGGCTGCGGCGGCGCTGGCCGTGCTGATGCCATCGGCGTTCTGGCTTGCGCAACAGGTTCCGTTCAATCCGCTCGAACTGCTGTGGGACCAGACCCAGCCTGTGAAACTGCTCGCCGTCTACCTGCTGATGATGCTGCCGTTCTTCTGCGGCGGGCTGGGCATCGGCCTCGTGTTCTCACACTTCGGCAAGCAGTCGTCGCGCATCTATGCTTTCGACATCCTTGGTGCAGGCGCGGGCAGTCTGGGCGTCATCGGCCTGCTGTTCCTCGCGCCGCCGTCCAAGGTGTTGAGCATCCTCACGGCAGTGGCCATGCTGGCTTCCGCCATTGCCATCGTCGAACTGAAGATGCGGCCGCGATGGCTGATGGGATTGTTTCTCGGCTTGGCGGTGCTGGCGTTGACTTTGCCCGCCATACCGGTGCGCCCCTCTCCCTACAAGGACCTGAGCCAGGCCATGGATATCGTCGGCGCACGAATGGTCGAGGAGCGCAGCAGTCCGCTGGGCCAGATCGCGGTGGTGGAAAACACCCGCGTACCGTTGCGCGATGCGCCGGGCATGAGCCTCAACGCCACCAGTGAGCCGCCGCCGCAGCTAGGCGTGTTCGTGGACGGCAACGGCCCGTCCGCATTGACGAAATTCGACGGCAAGCTCGCGCCGCTGGCCTATCTCGACCAGCTCACCTCGGCGCTTCCCTACCATGTGATTCCCGATCATGGATCTAAAGGGCGGCGCGTGCTGGTGCTGGGAGCCGGTGCCGGCAGTGACGTGCTGCAGGCGCTGTATCACGGCAGCTCGGCGATCGATGCCGTGGAGCTGGACCGCAACGTCACCGATCTGGTCCGCGAGCGTTTCAGCGACTATGCCGGCAACCTTTACAGCCGGCCAGGCGTCCACGTGTACGAGGCCGAGGCGCGCGGCTTTGTCAACGCCAGCCGCGAACGCTACGACCTGATCCAGCTCGCGCTGATGGATTCGTTCGGCACCGCATCGGCCGGGCTGTATGGCCTCTCCGAAAACTATCTCTACACGGTCGAGGGGATGCAGGCCTATATGAACCGCCTCACGCCGGGCGGCATGCTCGCCGTCACGCGCTGGCTCACGCTGCCGCCGCGCGATGCGCTGAAACTGTTCGCCACGGCGGTGTCCGCGCTGGAGAAGAGCGGCGTGTCCGATCCTGCCAGGCGGTTGGTGATGATCCGCGGCTGGAAGACCGTCACGCTGCTGGTGAAGAACGGCGATTTCACCGCACACGAGATCGGGGCGATCAGAAGGTTCTGCCGCGCGCGCTCTTTCGACACGGCCTGGTACCCCGGCATGCGGGCGATCGATGCGAATCGCTACAACCGGCTGGCGCAGCCCTATTTCTACGAGGGGGCGGTTGCGTTGCTGGGGTTGCAGCGGCAGGAGTTCATCGACAAGTACAAGTTCTACATCGAACCGGCGACCGACGACAGGCCGCATTTCTTCCGTTTCTTCAAATGGGATGCCGCCGAAGAGATATTCTCCCTGCGCGAGCAAGGCGGCATGGCGCTGTTCGACTGGAGCTACCCGCTGCTGGTGGCGACGCTGCTGCAGGCGATCGCGGCAAGCGTGCTGCTGATCCTGGCGCCGCTGGCCTTCTCTCGTTGCAGGCGCAACTTGCCGACTGCGCCGGTAGCCCTGTATTTTCTCGCCATCGGATTCGCCTTCATGTTCATGGAAATCGCCTTCATCCAGAAGTTCGTGCTGTTCCTTTCCCATCCGCTGTACGCCGTGGCGGTCGTGCTGTGCGCCTTCCTGGCGTTCGCCGCCGTGGGAAGCTGGCTCGCCGGACGCTCGCAGGCCGCTAACAAGGTCACGTTCGCAGTGACGGGATTGGGCGCCATCGCGGTGTTCTACCTCGCCATCCTGCCTGACCTGTTCCAGCAGCTGATCCATCTTCCCGACTCGGCAAAGATCATCATCTCCGTGCTGCTGATCGCGCCGCTGGCGATGTGCATGGGCGTGCCCTTTCCTACCGGCATGACGTGGCTGGCCGGCGTGCGCGAAGGAGCGATTCCCTGGGCATGGGCGATCAACGGCTTCGCCTCGGTGGTGGGCGCGGTCCTCGCCACGCTGCTTGCGATCCATCTGGGTTTTGCCGCGGTGATCCTGCTGTCTGTGCTGATCTACGGGCTGGCCGCTGCCGCCATGTGGAGATTCGCGCGATGAGGCCAGCCACGCATCTGCAAGCCTCGATCCGGTTCGTCGCCGGTTTCTTATTGCTGCTGGTGCTGGCCACAGGCTGGCCCGGGGCAGCGTTCGCGGCATCAGTCTCACAAGAAACTATTCAGACGGAGCAACCGGCCGACATCGAAGTCTTCGTGCGCAAGGGCTGCCCGCACTGCGCCAAGGCCAGGGAATTCCTTGCCGGACTGCAGAAGGAGCAACCGGAATTGCGCATCACGATCCGCGATGTGAGCCGCGAACCCGCTGCCATGCAGAGATTGAAGCAGCTCGCCGAAATCCACGGTGAGAAGGCGGTGCGCGTGCCCGCGTTCGAGGTGGGCGGACAGCTGATCGTCGGCTACTCCGAAAAGGCAAACACCAGCCAGCTCATACGAGACAGTCTGGCGCGAGCGCGCCTGGCCACACAAGGCGGAGATGCGGCGTTGAGTTGCGGCGCGGAAGTGACCCCGTCCTGCGGAGCCGGGCCGTCGAAGCCGGAGACCTTCGCCGTCGAATTTCTTGGCCTCAAGGTGTCGCTCGAACAAGTCGGCCTGCCGCTGTTCACAGTGGCGCTGGGCCTGCTGGACGGTTTCAACCCCTGCTCGATGTGGGTGCTGATCCTGATGATCTCGCTGCTCGCACCGCTGAACAACCGGCCGCGCATGTTCGCCATCGCCGGCACCTTCGTCGCCGTACAAGGCGTCGCCTATTTCGTGTTCCTGGCGGCGTGGCTCAACCTGTTCCTGCTGGTCGGGCTCTCGCGCACCTCCGAGATCATCATCGCCGCATTGGCGCTGCTGGCGGGTGCGATCAACCTCAAGGACTTCTGGCGTTTCGGGCAGGGCATCTCGCTGTCCATCCCCGCGGCCGCCAAGCCCGGCATCTACGCCCGCATGCGGCGCGTCATGCAGGCCGATAACCTCACTGCAGCGCTGCTCGGCACCGTGCTGCTGGGTGTGCTTGTGCAGATCGTCGAACTCATGTGCACCTCGGGTTTCCCCGCGCTGTTCACGCGCATCCTGACGCTCGAGCGGCTGGACAGCCTGAGCTATTACGCCTACCTGCTGCTCTACGATCTGGCCTACATGCTCGACGACATGATCGTGCTGGCCATCGGTGTCGTCACGCTCAGCCAGCACCGCCTGCAGGAAAGGGAGGGCCGCTGGCTCAAGCTGCTCAGCGGCCTGGTGATGGTGGGGCTGGGCATGTACCTGTTGCTGTTTCCGTATTGAGCATCATGAATCCGCACCAGCGCGACATCGAGCGGCTCTATGCTCATCTGCGCAGCGGTGCAGACGGGTTGACGCAAGCCGAAGCGAAGCGGCGGCTTGCGCGGTACGGCCCCAACCGGATCGAGAAGATCGCCGAGCAGCCGCTGGTGATCAGGTTGCTCAAGGAGTTTACCCACTTCTTCGCGCTGATCCTGTGGCTGGCGGCGG includes these proteins:
- a CDS encoding protein-L-isoaspartate(D-aspartate) O-methyltransferase is translated as MTLLRGGMMKRFLALGFPIFFCFASPSHGGEYDVERNQMVNEVMADAAATASSSGTSALSPQVVAAMRKVERDRFVPGWLSSLAYLNRPLPIGHGQTISQPFIVALMTELMKVKAGDRVLEIGTGSGYQAAILGELAGSVYSIEIIEPLGNEAGERLKTLGYRNVKTRVGDGYYGWPEAAPFDAIMVTAAASHVPPPLLKQLKPGGRMVIPLGTQFMTQSLMLVEKKPDGSVATRQILPVRFVPLTGGH
- a CDS encoding SAM-dependent methyltransferase; this encodes MNRPPFIAIGLLAACVLAYEVLLTRLFSIVLWHHFAYMIISAAMLGYGASGTVLTLLKEKTAPHFGALYVAAAAALAVLMPSAFWLAQQVPFNPLELLWDQTQPVKLLAVYLLMMLPFFCGGLGIGLVFSHFGKQSSRIYAFDILGAGAGSLGVIGLLFLAPPSKVLSILTAVAMLASAIAIVELKMRPRWLMGLFLGLAVLALTLPAIPVRPSPYKDLSQAMDIVGARMVEERSSPLGQIAVVENTRVPLRDAPGMSLNATSEPPPQLGVFVDGNGPSALTKFDGKLAPLAYLDQLTSALPYHVIPDHGSKGRRVLVLGAGAGSDVLQALYHGSSAIDAVELDRNVTDLVRERFSDYAGNLYSRPGVHVYEAEARGFVNASRERYDLIQLALMDSFGTASAGLYGLSENYLYTVEGMQAYMNRLTPGGMLAVTRWLTLPPRDALKLFATAVSALEKSGVSDPARRLVMIRGWKTVTLLVKNGDFTAHEIGAIRRFCRARSFDTAWYPGMRAIDANRYNRLAQPYFYEGAVALLGLQRQEFIDKYKFYIEPATDDRPHFFRFFKWDAAEEIFSLREQGGMALFDWSYPLLVATLLQAIAASVLLILAPLAFSRCRRNLPTAPVALYFLAIGFAFMFMEIAFIQKFVLFLSHPLYAVAVVLCAFLAFAAVGSWLAGRSQAANKVTFAVTGLGAIAVFYLAILPDLFQQLIHLPDSAKIIISVLLIAPLAMCMGVPFPTGMTWLAGVREGAIPWAWAINGFASVVGAVLATLLAIHLGFAAVILLSVLIYGLAAAAMWRFAR
- a CDS encoding glutaredoxin family protein; translation: MRPATHLQASIRFVAGFLLLLVLATGWPGAAFAASVSQETIQTEQPADIEVFVRKGCPHCAKAREFLAGLQKEQPELRITIRDVSREPAAMQRLKQLAEIHGEKAVRVPAFEVGGQLIVGYSEKANTSQLIRDSLARARLATQGGDAALSCGAEVTPSCGAGPSKPETFAVEFLGLKVSLEQVGLPLFTVALGLLDGFNPCSMWVLILMISLLAPLNNRPRMFAIAGTFVAVQGVAYFVFLAAWLNLFLLVGLSRTSEIIIAALALLAGAINLKDFWRFGQGISLSIPAAAKPGIYARMRRVMQADNLTAALLGTVLLGVLVQIVELMCTSGFPALFTRILTLERLDSLSYYAYLLLYDLAYMLDDMIVLAIGVVTLSQHRLQEREGRWLKLLSGLVMVGLGMYLLLFPY